A DNA window from Rossellomorea marisflavi contains the following coding sequences:
- a CDS encoding tyrosine-type recombinase/integrase: MFAAGASIKDVQVRLGHSDVQTTMDIYTHVTDEAMKRRRKQRRCSSNTWIFS; encoded by the coding sequence CTGTTTGCAGCAGGTGCTTCTATTAAAGATGTACAAGTCCGTCTTGGTCATTCAGACGTTCAAACCACGATGGATATTTACACTCATGTGACCGATGAAGCGATGAAGCGAAGGAGAAAACAGCGGAGATGTTCCAGCAATACATGGATTTTTAGCTAA